A stretch of Fusobacterium massiliense DNA encodes these proteins:
- a CDS encoding PTS fructose transporter subunit IIABC, whose translation MEIKDLLRKELMIMDLKASTKMEAIDEMIEKLKTEGIISDADEFKKLILAREEKSSTGLGEGIAMPHAKTSVVVKPSVLFARSHKGLDYDSLDGEPVHIFFMIAASEGAHDLHIETLAKLTKMLLNDDFTKGLLTCNNSDEIYALVDKYSEKPQETNEIKNEGNNDKRKKILAVTACPTGIAHTYMAESALVEAAKKLGVEIKVETNGADGIKNHINSSDIKEAEGVIIAADKKVETARFDGSLAIVTSTADAIKNAETLINKILNKEATTFKAETNDNSEEDKKENDSIGRIIYKSIMSGVSNMLPFVIGGGILLALSFVVERFLGNDSTLFKLLFDIGAASFHFLIPVLAGFIAMSIADKPGFMPGAVAGYMASQGAGFLGGLIGGFLAGYSIIFLKKATKNMSKQFDGMKSMVIYPIFGLAITGILMYFVIGPVFTQINIKVAAFLNSMGTVNAVILGALLGGMMSVDMGGPINKAAYTFSIGVFTDTGNGAFMAAVMAGGMVPPLAIALAMLLFKNRFDEKERQSTLSNFILGLSFITEGAIPFAAKEPLKVISSCIVGAAIAGGLTQFWNVSAPAPHGGIFVIPAMPSVHSAIFFIVSIAIGTIVSALIFGTLRKNKI comes from the coding sequence ATGGAAATTAAAGATTTATTACGTAAAGAACTAATGATAATGGACTTAAAAGCATCTACAAAGATGGAAGCTATTGATGAAATGATAGAAAAGTTAAAAACAGAAGGAATCATTTCTGATGCTGATGAATTTAAAAAATTAATATTAGCAAGAGAAGAAAAAAGTTCAACAGGACTTGGAGAAGGGATTGCTATGCCACATGCTAAAACTTCTGTTGTAGTAAAACCATCTGTTCTTTTTGCAAGAAGTCATAAAGGTTTAGACTATGATTCACTTGATGGAGAGCCTGTTCATATATTTTTTATGATAGCAGCATCTGAAGGAGCTCACGATTTGCATATTGAAACTTTAGCAAAACTTACAAAAATGTTGTTAAATGATGATTTTACAAAAGGACTATTAACTTGTAATAATTCTGATGAAATATATGCACTTGTTGATAAATATTCAGAAAAACCTCAAGAAACAAATGAGATAAAAAATGAGGGAAATAATGATAAAAGAAAAAAAATATTAGCAGTAACTGCTTGTCCAACAGGAATAGCTCATACTTATATGGCTGAATCAGCTCTTGTTGAAGCAGCTAAGAAATTAGGTGTTGAAATAAAAGTTGAAACTAACGGTGCTGACGGTATTAAAAATCATATAAATAGTTCTGATATAAAAGAAGCTGAAGGGGTTATCATTGCTGCCGATAAAAAAGTTGAAACAGCTCGTTTTGATGGAAGTTTAGCAATAGTTACAAGTACAGCTGATGCAATAAAAAATGCTGAAACTTTAATAAATAAAATATTAAATAAAGAAGCTACTACATTTAAGGCTGAAACTAATGATAATTCAGAAGAAGATAAAAAAGAAAATGATTCTATTGGAAGAATAATCTATAAAAGTATTATGAGTGGAGTTTCTAATATGCTACCTTTCGTTATAGGTGGAGGTATTTTATTAGCTCTTTCATTCGTTGTAGAAAGATTCTTAGGAAATGATAGCACTCTATTTAAACTGCTGTTTGATATAGGAGCTGCATCTTTCCATTTCTTAATCCCTGTTCTTGCTGGATTTATTGCTATGAGTATTGCAGATAAGCCAGGATTTATGCCTGGAGCTGTTGCAGGATATATGGCAAGTCAAGGTGCCGGTTTCTTAGGTGGGTTAATTGGAGGGTTCCTTGCAGGATACTCTATAATTTTCTTAAAAAAAGCTACAAAAAATATGTCAAAACAATTTGACGGAATGAAATCTATGGTTATTTATCCAATATTTGGATTGGCAATAACAGGAATTTTAATGTATTTCGTTATTGGACCTGTCTTTACACAAATCAACATTAAAGTTGCAGCTTTCTTAAATAGTATGGGAACAGTTAATGCTGTTATACTTGGAGCTTTACTTGGTGGAATGATGAGTGTCGACATGGGTGGACCTATAAATAAAGCAGCTTATACTTTCTCTATAGGAGTATTTACAGATACAGGAAATGGTGCATTTATGGCTGCTGTTATGGCTGGTGGAATGGTTCCACCTTTAGCAATAGCTCTTGCTATGCTATTATTTAAAAATAGATTTGATGAAAAAGAAAGACAATCTACTCTATCAAATTTCATACTAGGTCTATCTTTTATAACTGAAGGTGCAATACCTTTCGCTGCTAAAGAACCTTTAAAAGTTATCAGTTCTTGTATAGTTGGTGCTGCTATTGCTGGAGGATTAACTCAATTTTGGAATGTTTCTGCTCCTGCCCCTCATGGTGGAATATTTGTAATTCCTGCAATGCCATCTGTACACTCAGCAATTTTCTTTATAGTTTCAATAGCAATAGGTACTATTGTATCTGCTCTTATATTTGGAACTTTAAGAAAAAATAAGATATAA
- the pfkB gene encoding 1-phosphofructokinase has protein sequence MIYSVTLNPSIDFIVRVNDFQLGETNRAFEDNFYSGGKGIMVSKLLKNVGTNCVNLGFLGGFTGAFIEKNLKSLNILSDFIQVNENTRINVKLKTDNETEINCKGPNISENEKNQFFEKISKITNEDFVILSGSVPSSLGNDFYIEIIEILNKNNVKFTLDSSGETFSKSLKYKPFLIKPNKDELKDYAKRDFNSNEEIIDYVRKNLVDKAEHTIISLGGEGALYIAKDFSLFASPLKLKENIVNTVGAGDSVVAGFVDNILKYKDVEKAFRFAVACGTATSFSEDIGEIDLIEEATKKLNIKKEYYGN, from the coding sequence ATGATTTATTCAGTTACCTTAAATCCATCTATAGACTTTATCGTAAGAGTAAATGATTTTCAATTAGGTGAAACAAATAGAGCCTTCGAAGATAATTTTTATTCTGGTGGTAAAGGTATAATGGTGTCAAAACTTTTAAAAAATGTTGGAACTAACTGTGTTAATCTAGGTTTTTTAGGAGGCTTTACAGGAGCTTTTATAGAAAAAAATTTAAAAAGTCTCAACATTTTATCAGACTTTATTCAAGTTAATGAAAATACTAGAATAAATGTAAAATTAAAAACCGATAATGAAACCGAGATTAATTGCAAAGGTCCAAATATTTCAGAAAATGAAAAAAATCAATTTTTTGAAAAGATTTCAAAAATAACAAATGAAGATTTTGTTATTTTATCTGGTTCTGTTCCAAGTAGCTTAGGAAATGATTTCTATATTGAAATTATAGAAATTTTAAATAAAAATAATGTTAAGTTTACTTTGGACAGTAGTGGTGAAACTTTTTCTAAGTCTTTAAAATATAAACCATTTTTAATCAAACCAAATAAAGATGAACTTAAAGATTATGCAAAAAGAGACTTTAATAGCAATGAGGAAATTATTGATTATGTCAGAAAAAATTTAGTTGATAAAGCTGAACATACTATAATTTCTTTAGGTGGAGAAGGTGCCCTATATATAGCTAAAGACTTTTCACTTTTTGCAAGTCCCTTAAAACTTAAAGAAAATATTGTAAATACTGTTGGTGCCGGTGATTCTGTTGTTGCTGGTTTTGTTGATAATATTTTAAAATATAAAGATGTAGAAAAAGCATTTAGATTTGCTGTTGCTTGTGGAACGGCAACAAGTTTCTCTGAAGATATAGGAGAAATAGATTTAATAGAAGAAGCAACAAAAAAATTAAATATAAAAAAGGAGTATTATGGAAATTAA
- a CDS encoding DeoR/GlpR family DNA-binding transcription regulator → MLFEDRILEILKIIQENGSIENSELLKVLNISEATLRRDLTYLEKENKIKRVRGGAIANNIVKNEISIKEKINNQESKRKIAKIAEQFISNGDYIYLDAGTTTYELIDYMKDKNVKVVTNGISNLEKLISNNIETYIIGGRVKEKTLAIVGTKALRDLSEFSFDKAFIGINGINENGFSTHDVEEAILKRQAINNSNKVYILADHSKFDMAYFSNVAKLEEATIITDKKEINPKIKKRTKIINE, encoded by the coding sequence ATGTTGTTTGAAGACAGAATTTTAGAAATTTTAAAAATTATTCAAGAAAATGGTAGTATTGAAAACTCAGAACTTTTAAAAGTACTAAATATTAGTGAAGCAACTTTGAGAAGAGATTTAACTTATCTTGAAAAAGAAAATAAGATTAAAAGAGTTAGAGGAGGAGCTATTGCTAATAACATTGTTAAAAATGAAATATCTATAAAAGAAAAAATCAATAACCAAGAAAGTAAAAGAAAAATAGCTAAAATTGCAGAACAATTTATTTCAAATGGAGATTACATTTATCTTGATGCTGGAACAACTACTTATGAGCTTATAGATTATATGAAAGATAAGAATGTAAAAGTAGTTACCAATGGTATTAGTAATCTTGAAAAACTAATCAGTAATAATATAGAAACATATATTATCGGTGGTCGTGTAAAAGAAAAAACTTTGGCTATTGTGGGAACTAAAGCACTTAGAGATTTGTCTGAATTTTCATTTGACAAAGCCTTTATAGGAATTAATGGCATTAATGAAAATGGATTTTCAACTCACGATGTTGAAGAAGCTATTTTAAAAAGACAGGCTATAAATAATTCTAATAAAGTATATATTTTAGCTGACCATTCAAAATTTGATATGGCTTATTTTTCAAATGTAGCTAAATTAGAAGAAGCAACAATTATTACAGATAAAAAAGAAATTAATCCAAAAATTAAAAAACGAACAAAAATAATAAATGAATAG
- a CDS encoding HPr family phosphocarrier protein, whose protein sequence is MISRTVEIVNETGLHTRPGNEFVSLAKTFESQISVENEAGNKVSGTSLLKLLSLGIKKGSKITVYADGTDEKDAVEKLSSLLANLKD, encoded by the coding sequence ATGATTAGTAGAACTGTAGAAATAGTAAATGAAACTGGATTACATACAAGACCAGGAAATGAATTTGTGAGTTTAGCCAAAACTTTTGAATCACAAATTTCAGTAGAAAATGAAGCTGGTAATAAAGTTAGTGGAACATCTTTATTAAAATTACTTTCATTAGGAATAAAGAAAGGAAGCAAGATAACTGTGTATGCAGATGGAACTGATGAAAAAGATGCAGTTGAAAAGTTGTCATCTCTTCTTGCAAACTTAAAAGACTAA
- the ptsP gene encoding phosphoenolpyruvate--protein phosphotransferase — protein MNRIITGIAASPGIAIGKVFLYKDSNFEIFEKSKLTKEEEIARLIKGREIAKAQLEEIKENTLVKLGKDKADIFEGHITLLEDEELFSEIDSKISENNYTAEFALNEAIDEYATMLGNLEDAYFKERAGDLRDIGKRWLYGVANQEIVDLSKLQPETIIVAKELNPSDTAQINLDNVLAFVTEIGGKTAHSSIMARSLELPAVVGVGAILDTLQAEQTIIVDAIKGEVIVDPNEETLKLYSEKREKVLREKEELKVLREKEAISKDGYKVDVWGNIGSPKDVKGIISNGGFGVGLYRTEFLFMDKDSFPTEDEQFEAYKIVAEELAGYPVTIRTMDIGGDKSLPYMELPKEENPFLGWRAIRVCLDRQEILRTQFKALLRASKYGKIKIMLPMIIDIEEVRKAKKILEECKAELREKGIEFDENIMLGIMVETPAVAFRAKYFSRECDFFSIGTNDLTQYTLAVDRGNEQIANLYDTYNPAVLQAIKMLIDGAHAGGINISMCGEFAGDENAVPLLFGMGLDSFSMSGISIPKVKKIMMKLTKADCEKLVEDALELSTAEEIKKLVKEFISKL, from the coding sequence ATGAATAGAATAATAACAGGAATTGCTGCTTCTCCAGGAATTGCAATTGGAAAAGTATTTCTTTATAAAGATAGTAATTTTGAAATTTTTGAGAAATCAAAGTTAACTAAAGAAGAAGAAATAGCTAGACTTATAAAGGGAAGAGAAATTGCAAAAGCTCAACTTGAAGAAATAAAAGAAAATACACTTGTTAAATTAGGTAAAGATAAAGCTGATATATTTGAAGGACATATAACGCTTTTAGAAGATGAAGAACTTTTTTCTGAAATAGATTCTAAAATTTCTGAAAATAACTATACAGCAGAATTTGCATTGAACGAAGCTATTGATGAGTATGCTACAATGCTTGGAAATTTAGAAGATGCTTATTTTAAAGAAAGAGCTGGAGATTTAAGAGATATAGGGAAAAGATGGCTTTATGGAGTTGCTAATCAAGAAATAGTAGACCTTTCAAAATTACAACCGGAAACAATTATCGTTGCTAAAGAATTAAACCCATCTGATACAGCTCAAATAAATTTGGATAATGTACTTGCATTTGTAACAGAAATAGGTGGGAAAACTGCTCACTCATCAATAATGGCAAGATCTTTAGAGTTACCAGCTGTAGTTGGTGTAGGAGCAATATTAGATACTTTACAAGCTGAACAAACTATAATAGTTGACGCTATAAAAGGAGAAGTTATAGTAGATCCAAACGAAGAAACTTTGAAGTTATATTCTGAAAAAAGAGAAAAAGTTTTAAGAGAAAAAGAAGAATTAAAAGTTTTAAGAGAAAAAGAAGCTATATCTAAAGATGGTTATAAAGTAGATGTTTGGGGAAATATTGGTTCACCAAAAGATGTTAAGGGAATTATATCAAATGGTGGTTTTGGAGTGGGATTATACAGAACAGAATTTTTATTTATGGATAAAGACAGTTTCCCAACAGAAGATGAACAATTTGAGGCATATAAAATAGTTGCAGAAGAATTAGCTGGATACCCAGTTACTATAAGAACTATGGATATAGGTGGAGATAAATCTTTACCTTATATGGAATTACCAAAAGAAGAAAATCCATTTTTAGGTTGGAGAGCAATAAGAGTTTGTTTAGACAGACAAGAAATATTAAGAACTCAATTTAAAGCCCTTCTAAGAGCGTCAAAATATGGTAAGATTAAAATAATGTTACCTATGATAATTGACATAGAGGAAGTTAGAAAAGCTAAAAAAATATTAGAAGAATGTAAAGCAGAGTTAAGAGAAAAAGGAATAGAATTTGATGAAAATATTATGCTTGGAATAATGGTTGAAACGCCAGCTGTTGCATTTAGAGCTAAATATTTTTCAAGAGAATGTGATTTCTTCTCTATAGGAACCAATGATTTAACTCAGTATACTTTAGCAGTAGATAGAGGAAATGAGCAAATTGCAAACTTATATGATACTTACAATCCGGCAGTTTTACAAGCTATAAAAATGCTTATAGATGGAGCTCATGCTGGAGGAATAAATATTTCTATGTGTGGAGAGTTTGCAGGAGATGAAAATGCTGTTCCTTTATTATTTGGAATGGGACTTGATTCATTTTCTATGTCAGGAATTTCAATACCTAAAGTAAAGAAAATTATGATGAAATTAACAAAAGCTGATTGTGAAAAATTAGTTGAAGATGCTTTGGAACTTTCAACAGCAGAAGAAATTAAGAAATTAGTAAAGGAATTTATATCAAAATTATAA